The Pithys albifrons albifrons isolate INPA30051 chromosome 6, PitAlb_v1, whole genome shotgun sequence region tcagtgtacATCTATGCaagttttctctgctttccctctgtGGTCCTGAAGATTATTTGGCTATAGCATAGGAGCTTGAGGTCTTTACCAACCAACAGGCGGGTAGAACATACAGCTCCACTTTCTTCTATCtcaaatgaattattttataaaacttAATTACTTCATTAAGGATCTTAATTACTTTTGTGACCTCTATTCATCTGTCAGATTTAACTCAGATAAACTAACAAGTTAAAAAGTCACAGACACAAGGACTAACCCGAAGTGAGGGAGGGGATGCTCAAGGAGGCCAAGCAGAGGCTTCGCTTCTATAGGAAATGAGTCTGAAACGGTAACGTTGAGTTCAGTGAAGCTGACAGACAAGCAAAGAGGATGCACAGCATCCTAAAGGAAAGGACTGTGATATCAGAGAGCTTCAATGCATAAGACAACTTAGTCCATTATAATAATTTCTCACTAATGAGCATCCAGGCGTTGAATCCAAACAAGCAGTGCCTTCTCCTTCATGGTGAGTCATTTCTTCCATCCACAGAGGGTGAGGGGAGGCTTGGAGGGCTTCCTTAGAGGCAAGTGCTCCACAGAAGTTATCATTCACAAAGCTTTTAGTGCTGCTCCTACTGCTGGGCTCTCTGAATCATTGGGCTATTTCGGTGGTGCCTGGTGGGATGCGTGTCTTCTGGCACAAGGGTAGTGAAATGGGATGCTTCCTGAATGTAGCAAGATGCCAAAGTGGGGAACTAGCTTTGTCTGAGTCTGCTCCAGCAATAAGATTTGCTTGgtcattattatttttgtctgGATACTGGCCATTTCTTTGGCCTCCAAAGTCACCACTGGGCTCTATCACAAGTTCCTTCTCTGGTTGCTGCAGTCACGAGGAGtccaaaattaatttccttgaaAATGAAATGCCACTGTCTGTTGACCTTTCACCCCTGAGAAACGCTCTGATTCTGATAAACTCCTTTCTTTCTCAGAGATTTCTATAAAGTCATAAAATACTCCTTCTTCAGCCCATGGTGCTTCTATACTCTGATGACTGTCAAGTACCAGTCAGTGATGTGCAGCAGTAGCCACACTTAGTGCCTGCATGCCTCAGGTATGCACCTTGTGAGGTGAAGAGAGCAGCAAGCACTTGTGATTCAATATTCAGTTTCCATGGTGTTAAAGACAGAGGGTGAGTCATGCACAGTTTTGCACTTGTCATCCCTGGAGTACCTACCTAGCTGTACAACTCTGGAGCTGGTAACTCCTCACCTTTGTTTTACGAGCCTGGGAGTGCAGCACAGAGGCCCCACGTGGGTGGCTGAGGGTGCACTGCAAGGGCACACACACCAGTTCCATGCTCTTGCTGAGCCCATGGCAGTGTCTGTGGTCACTGGCACTGGCGCATGTACTGCACACATGCATAGCTACAACTGCTTGCCAAGGTGAAGTAGCTCCATGCTGTCATTTGCCTCCCGACGTTGTGTAAGGCTGCAAGGACCTCTCTCTGGGATACTGAGAAGGACATgtgtcacacacagcctgcCATGACATGCTGCAGTGCCATCAAGGCTGTTTTAGCATACGCATTAAGCCATCCTGACGATGAGGATCTGAAACCACTTAAGACCACCTCATTCCATGAGATTGCACAAGAGTAGCAGATGGCCAGGAACGGGGCTGTCAAGACATTCCCGCGGACTTACGGTGGTTTAAGCCAACCATAAAACTTTGTCTGGACAGTTTACCCTAGTTTAGGATTTCAGCTATTAATTCCAATAACAATGTTCAACTTTCCTAACTAGTCACTTGTTTGATAAAAAGGCAGCATATATTgtatttgaaaactgaattgGATAATAGTTGACtctttaaatgcaaatatacaATAAAGGTACTCCTTGCTGAGTCCCACATTGCTGTCACTTGAACAGGCAGTAAGAGAAAATGAGTGGCCATCAGCCACTTGAGTCTCACAGACTGGCCGTTTTCAGCTCAGTGGCAGCAGGGAGCCCTGAGTGTGTGACTGTGAGGAGCTGAGGGGTAAATAGAGCTCCAGATCAGTGATTTCAAGGCTGGTAGACCAAATTTTGAATGTCGAACACAATTGAGTGTTGAATTTTACATTCAGAGAGGGCAAGATGTAACTCAAAAAGGATATTAGAAGCACAGTGGCTTATCTATTCAACATGGGTAACATACAGTAGTGAGAAAGGAGTGGAGAAATCAAACACCCCTCACGCAATGCAGCATgaatatataagtatatatgtatgtatcaACACATGCATGCTGACAAACACTAGCTTGCTGGTTTCCATCATAGTACTAGTAGCAATTCAAGCGTTGTTTTGGGGAGAGACAACTCACTGGCAAAAACACAAGGCTGGGGGGTCACAGGTACAGCTTTTAGAGGTCCCGAATGTTTAGGATCTTCTGGTTTTCAGACACACCAGTTCAGGCAGCAGAGAACTGCACCGGACTGACAATCCCCTTGTCCTCTTGCATGGACTAGGGCTGAAATGCTCCGTGTTTGTTCTCCTGTGCTTAAGGCGCTGTCTGGCTCAGCAGGGACAAGGGATACACCGTCGGGAGTGTTGCCCTTGCTTTCCTCCAAGTCGTCTTCCCATCTTTTAATGCTGCACCTTCCGCCCTGCGTGCCGTGTCCAGCCCCACTGCCTGAGTAGCTCTTCCCAGAGCGCCGGGCccttccctggctctgcaggggcagCCGCAGCTCCGTCCCGAGGGGGGACCCGGCACCGGCTCTGGGGCCCCCGACAGCCCCCGGCCACGACCCGTGAGCAGGGGGTGACGCCAGACCCGAGCCTGTAGAGCGGCAGAAAGCATCTTGTCCCGGGGCGCAGGGCCgggcgggcggtgcggggccgggcgggcggctGGGGCCGGCCCGGAGCAGCCGCGGTGCCGCCATCGAGCCGCGGCCTGACACGACCACCGGCTGCAGCTGCTCCGCGCCCGGCGGCGGGGCCGCATCGCCCCGCGGTAGCCAGCCCGCCGGGGCAggccggggctgcggggcccAGCCCGGAGTACCCGCGGTGCGGCCCGCGCCGGGAGAGCGCCCGGGTCCCACGGGCTGCGGGCCCAGCTCGACCCGGGCCGGCCCTGCCCCGAGGGGTTGGCCTAGCGCGGCCGGGCGGCAGCACGTGGTGGCGGCGCGGCCCATGTGACCGGCCCTCCCCGGCCGCCGCGGCTCATCCCCCGCCCGGCCGAGTCCCCGCCCGCCTCGCCCCCAGCGCAGCGCAGCGCTCTCTGCGTGCAGCAGCCCCGCTCCGCAggcagccgccgccgccccgggaCCCGGCGCCATGGTAAGGGCAGGGCGGCGGGGCAGGGCGGCGCGGCCGGGCGGGAGGgagggcggcgggagcggctcGGCGGGGCCGCACAGCGCGGAGTGGAGCGCAGCGGAGAAGGCCCGGCTCGGCCCCGCGGCCTCCGGCGGCCATTTTAGTCTAATTTTAGCCGGGTGCGGGGGAaggggcggcgggagcggccgcggggcagcggcgggcggcggccgggccgcggcggggccgggctgggccgggcggGAAGCGCAGCGCTCCCTGCGGCACCGCCCGGGTGTGCGGGTGCCCCGCGGCGCAGTGAggggcggcggccccgggggcgGGTCCCGCACCCCGCCCGGGGAGCCGCCGTGGCGGCCGCACCGTGCCCGGACCCGAGGGGCGGCTGAGCGGAGCGCCGGGGTCGGGGCGGCGGGGCCAGGGCCGTGGCCGTGGTCGTGGTTGGGGCGGGGGGACGCTCGTCCGTGCCCCGCCGGCGAGGGCGGGCCCCGCGAACAAAGCgggcagagagaggggcagGCGGCGCCCCGGGGACAAAGCCCGCTGGTCGCTGCGAGCCGCGCACCTGCCTCCCGCCCCGGCAGCCGCGCTGGCAGCGCCCGCCTCGCAGATGTAATTGTTGGACCGAGAGCAAGGGCGCTGCAGATGGGCTGAGCTCGCTCGCTCACTCGCAGTGGGGTTTGCtgaattatttcccttttgCCCTGAGCTCCCCGTTTGTCCTTTccgtgttttttttttttcttcctgctttagGCTCGTGTTTTGAACGGCTTGCGAGCCTTACAGGGAGGTGTACAATTGTAACGATTGTAAAATTATAACAATTTTTTTGTATGAAGGAAGAACAGTCAAACAATACCCCCGCAGCACTATGAAGTAAAATTCAGGAGTTCTTAAGGCGTGGTGTTGAAGCTGACACAatgcagaaaacatttctgttgctTGTGGAGCCTTACCTCATCCAACAGCATGAGAGTCATGACAGTGCTGGTTGTGAGCTACTGCTGTAGTGTTTGTtccactaaaaaaaaccccagacccAACAAATCCACACCCCCCTCCCAACCCAAAATTAAAAACTTCTCATATGTTCAGTTCCTACCCCCCATCCCCCActctctcttccccctcccagatAAGGCAAATGCATGATAAGGTAAGGAAAAACTGCTTGAGTGGTACAGTTGTGTGCCTGGTTGTATGAAACTGCTATCCAGAGTCACAGCTGAAGATGCTGAGATCTGCAGCAAGAAACTGCCAAATTTATACCACCTTTTAATGTTCTGCTCCAGTCACGTAAATATTCCTAAATTCATAGTGTGTTCAAGTTGAGTatagtatttttattcttacGCGGGCAGGCAGACTTCTTTATCAGCATTGTGGGCTATCATCTTTCATGGTGAGTGTTAATTTTTGCTGTTAGAATTATTCTTTTGATCTTATTTTGCAGGCTTCTGGAGTAACAGTGAATGATGAAGTCATAAAGGTTTTCAATGACATGAAAGTAAGGAAATCTTCAACCccagaagagattaaaaaaagaaagaaagctgtCCTCTTCTGCTTAAGTGATGACAAAAAACAAATAATTGTAGAGGAGGCAAAGCAAATACTGGTTGGTGACATTGGAGATACTGTGGAGGACCCCTATACAGCCTTTGTGAAGTTGCTACCTTTGAATGATTGCCGATATGCTTTGTATGATGCCACATACGAGACAAAGGAATCTAAGAAAGAAGATCTGGTATTTATATTCTGGTGTGTAAAAGCAAAGCTTGCTGTTAAAATTGAATAATACAGAGCTACCACTGGATGACTGAATAACTGTTTTGttgtacttttcttctttctttaaaggGCTCCTGAAAGTGCACCTTTAAAAAGCAAGATGATCTACGCAAGCTCTAAAGAtgccattaaaaagaaatttacagGTACTGACCTAAAAACATTTTGCTCATTAATTATAATGTCATTTAGTTGTTGAGGTTCTCACAAGTACATTGTTGTCTGTCTTTCAGGTATTAAACATGAGTGGCAAGTAAATGGTTTGGATGATATTAAGGACCGTTCAACACTTGGAGAGAAATTGGGAGGCAACGTGGTAGTTTCACTTGAAGGAAAACCCTTATAAAAAGACAGACAAGTGCCATCTGGATCTAAAGAGCTTCCATTTCTGCAGCTCGTTCAATTGGAATAGCATTAgtctccccatccccttccctcctcaaAAAATAAGTCCCTTCCCTACCGCCCTGAAGGAGATGTCATTGTTAAGCAGTCTACCAGTGATTGCCATTAGACTGTTTAATCCTGGTAGTTCAGTGTAGGATCCAAGGAATGCTTTCACGTCATATCTTAGCCAAAACTGACGTTGCAGGCATTCCTTGCAACATGTACAATGAATGTGATAGTTAATGTAAATAGTCTAGCAGACAGCAAAGGGTAAGCTAATTGAATGCCTTGAAAGTATTGTCCACTGGTCGGATGGTAGACTCTATACAGTATTACTTACAGTTGCACTTGATTGCAGTTCCATGAGGCTCTTGTGCATTCATACACCTCACCTGCCTTGACAAGCCTATTTTTGTGACATGGCAGCACACAACACTATGCATTTAAAGCACTTTTTTGTAATATGTTTGACCCACCCCCCCCCAGAGGAATGCCAATTAAGTTGCTGTAACTGTGTCATCAGATTACTGTAGTACCTCAGTTTCATTCCTGTTACATGCATATCTTTATAAATGAAGTAGCTGTTATGAtgccttttgttttccattgaaTGTACACTACTGAACAGGAGTAGGAGTTATCTGTTTACCATGTGAGTCTTGAAACACTAAAATTTTGTAAAACATCAGTCACGGTGGcaatttctgtattaaaaagaGCCTTAAATGGAACATTGTTTTTTGAGATCAAAAACTGGCCACGTTGCAATAAAACTTGTGGCTTATTACAGAACGTTGCCTTGTTTTCattggaaaatacagttttaagtGTTTAAGCATATTTCAAGTAACTTCTGTGGAAAGTATTGTAAAGGTAAACAGTCATTAATCTCAAATAATGCAAGTTTTTAATACTGATTTAGGCACTGCTTTACAATACTTTGTGGCTCTGTTCTGACCGTTCGAAAAAGGACCTGCTCCTAGTTTACTGTTAAAGTAAAGAAGCTACCACTACTAGAGACCATTATTTCCATGAAACACTTATgtcagaaatgtaaaaatatgaAGTAATTAACCATGCAGTGTGTTTCATACCTGAATGTTCTTAAAGTTCTACATGCCAGAGAAAAACCTTGCACGAGCTCAACATCTTTTCCGTAAGATGATGTGTAAGGACAGTTACATGCAGAATCTGAAGCCAGGAAATTGTGTTTCTTGAGTGTTGCAGTTAAGACCGACTTGGTACAAGAAATAGCCTAAATGAACTGTTCTACTTGTTAGCTTCTATGTAAATAGAACTGGAAAGTGTTTGCCACTACTGAGGATTGCACTGGGGACGTGTTTTGGCTGGGAGCCAAATAATGCTCTCCTTATAGAGAATTTgatctgctctgtgtgagcaatcCTCCGTTAGCCAGAGCTATTTATGGCAAACACATGCTTTTGTATCTTGTCATCGTTATCCACAAATGGCAAAACTGGACATGATTCTCCTGGTATGCATAAAGGAGGGCTGTTAGGCGGCCGCTGGCAGCTGAGCTGTACATGCTGCTGGACAGAATGCTCTTCACCATtaccttattttaaaaagttggtAGAGTAGAACTGTGGAGCTTTTAAATATGGGCCCTTCATGTTCAGTCCATAACCCTTTTTCAACAAGGAAGTAGATGATAATccaaattttggggttttttaaaataatttaaataaccTAGTGGTGCTCTGTTTAGGCTCTCTTGTCCTGTAGAACTTTAAGACTCTGTTTCAGGCTTCTGGCTATCCCTATGACTTGCACACTTCATTGTGTTAGCTGTTCTATGTAGACTAAACTTTACTAGAATTTAACTAAAAAGGCATGATGACCACTGACTTACTAAGTGTATTAATGagtcttggttttgttttacaaaactCTCCTTTCAGGTACCTTTTAAGGGTGAGAAGTAACTGATGGTATGCATGTTGTCTAGATTAAAACCCCCTAACTTTTTATTCCTAAAAATAGTCTATTTCTGATCGTTCATGTTGTGTGCAAAGCCCAATTTAATGTAAAGAGCTTCGTGCTTTATGTTTGACTTGAGTTCAGTacagtaaaatgaaattatctttTAACTGATTTTTCACAATGAATAAAttgtttctttagaaaaagccaaaacagaaaactttaaattttaataaaccatttgaattttcattttagacAGTAAACTTTTTTTAAGCAGTACTGTGTTTAAGTTTATTGTTTGTCTCTGCTGCAAACAGTTTGGAAAAACATCTGCGGCTTGTCAGTTGAATATTAAAggttacttttttttaactagCTTAGGTGTATATTCACTCAGTCCAAGTAGCTATAAAATTGAAGCACAAACTGTATTTATGTAAGATTCCTACCAAATTAAAGTTTTGGATCCAAAAGGATCAGCCTGCCTTCGGTTTGTTCTTGAAATGACTGACTAACTGATAGGAGGTCCAATTCAGATGGCttggcttttaaaaagaaaaataacaaaaaaccaaaaaaccaaacaaaaaaacaataaaGTGCTACAGAACTGTTACTGTTTGAATTATAAAACAAATGAGAGACAGCTGGCATCTGTTCCAAAATGGATTGTCAGctgttgttttctgtcattATGCAAAATGGTGAGGGCCTCATTGTGATTGAGAAGTGGAGGAAAATCAAGTTGAATATCTTTGTGTCTCCATGTAGACGTGACTTTTGAGTATCTTGGCTTCAGTTATTTTATTGATAAAGAAATGTTACATAAAATTTTCATGAGAGTAGCTCATGCTGAAATggcatttttcttctaaaaaatacttaaaagccagcagttgttttgtttgatttggtaAATCCTGGAAGAGGTATAGACATATGGATTTGATTTCTCCAAAAAGGGAAATCAGTCCAGGACTAGAGTGTGTAGGTGAGATGCTTGTGGCGATTTTAGTAATGCAAAGCTTAAATTTATCAGGACTTGAGCATAAGAATTGCTCCCAGTCACATCATGAAGTGGATTTTGAGTATGTTCAGTTAAAACCCAAAGTGTTTCTCTAAGTGGAAGAGTGTTTTCCTGCTGTACCATTCCCTCGAATGATGTAATACAGCAATTGCCACAATTTGATAATAAGCTTTACTCTTTTATGCCAATTCCAGTATAAACCAAATTTTCATGTCTGCCTATTTTTTATAAACTTCTGTAAGTTCCTCTTAGTTTGTGGTGGCGAGTTAATGATTGTAGAGTGAAAACACGGCACTAATGGTGGATCAAAGATCATCAATGTAGCACCTGTCTATGAGTATTGAATTTCgttgaaatatttctgattttgaaaacCTGGTATAAATAAAGTTAATTTAAATGTCTTCAGTTGTTGAGTTTGCTTGTGTGCTAGGCAGCACCTACAGTAATCTCTTTGCTGTTGTCTTTGGATTGGGAGTGGCCTAGGCACTGAAAGGAGAGGGGGTGGGATACCTGTATTTTTCTAATGGTTTTCACCTGCCACCCATTCAGTTCAATACCCAGATGCAGCAAAAGTCAGTGCTAGTGGCTCTGGAGATGGGTATAAAGAAGGTTGTGGTGGGTTGGTCCTTTTTCTTTGGTTGGATCCTGGCTCACATGTCCAAAAAATTagatggctttttaaaaaaaaggtagcaAAAAAGGTATGTTAACACTGGCAAGTC contains the following coding sequences:
- the CFL2 gene encoding cofilin-2, producing MASGVTVNDEVIKVFNDMKVRKSSTPEEIKKRKKAVLFCLSDDKKQIIVEEAKQILVGDIGDTVEDPYTAFVKLLPLNDCRYALYDATYETKESKKEDLVFIFWAPESAPLKSKMIYASSKDAIKKKFTGIKHEWQVNGLDDIKDRSTLGEKLGGNVVVSLEGKPL